In the Piscinibacter sp. XHJ-5 genome, one interval contains:
- a CDS encoding stomatin-like protein, giving the protein MESGLIPLVLAVIALIFIVRTFKIVPQQHAWVVERLGKYDRTLTPGLKFVVPFIERVAYKHSLKEVPLDVPSQVCITKDNTQLQVDGIIYFQVTDPMRASYGSSNYVFAITQLAQTLLRSVIGKMELDKTFEERDAINASVVNALDDAAVNWGVKVLRYEIKDLTPPAEILRSMQAQITAEREKRALIAASEGRRQEQINIATGEREAFIARSEGEKQAEINKAQGEAAAIVAVADATADAIRKIAEAIRAPGGDQAVQLKVAERAVDAFAHLAQKNNTMIVPGNMTEVSALIGSAMTLIRGKPPATG; this is encoded by the coding sequence ATGGAATCCGGACTGATACCGCTGGTCCTCGCCGTCATCGCGCTGATCTTCATCGTTCGCACGTTCAAGATCGTGCCGCAACAGCACGCCTGGGTGGTGGAGCGGCTTGGCAAGTACGACCGAACGCTGACGCCGGGGCTCAAGTTCGTCGTCCCGTTCATCGAACGGGTTGCGTACAAGCATTCGCTGAAAGAAGTTCCTCTCGACGTGCCGAGCCAGGTCTGCATCACCAAGGACAACACCCAGCTGCAGGTCGACGGAATCATCTATTTCCAGGTCACCGACCCGATGCGCGCGAGCTACGGCTCGAGCAACTACGTGTTCGCGATCACTCAGCTGGCGCAGACGCTGCTGCGCTCGGTGATTGGCAAGATGGAGCTCGACAAGACCTTCGAGGAGCGCGACGCGATCAATGCATCTGTGGTCAACGCGCTGGACGACGCGGCCGTGAACTGGGGCGTCAAGGTGCTGCGCTACGAAATCAAGGACCTCACGCCGCCCGCTGAGATCCTGCGCTCGATGCAGGCGCAGATCACCGCCGAGCGCGAGAAGCGGGCTCTGATTGCCGCCTCGGAGGGCCGCCGCCAGGAGCAGATCAATATCGCCACCGGCGAGCGCGAAGCGTTCATCGCCCGGTCCGAGGGCGAGAAGCAGGCGGAGATCAACAAGGCGCAAGGCGAAGCAGCAGCCATCGTCGCCGTGGCCGACGCCACCGCCGACGCGATTCGAAAGATCGCCGAGGCGATCCGTGCGCCAGGCGGCGACCAGGCGGTGCAGCTCAAGGTGGCCGAGCGCGCCGTCGATGCATTCGCACATCTGGCACAGAAGAACAACACGATGATCGTGCCGGGCAACATGACCGAAGTTTCGGCGCTGATCGGCAGCGCCATGACGCTGATCCGCGGCAAGCCACCCGCGACCGGCTGA
- the glk gene encoding glucokinase gives MTDTFPRLVGDIGGTNARFAWMASAGAPLGDIDTLPAAAHATLLDAMRHYLGRHGKAAPRWCAIGIANPIVGDRVQMTNHHWSFSISGMQRDLGLERLLVINDFTALALSLTVLPPDELRQVGGGVAVAGAPLGLLGPGTGLGVSGLLQADSGHRAIPINGEGGHVTLAATNEREDQVIDALRRRFGHASAERAVSGQGIVNLYQALCDLAVQTPALQEASDITQRGLAATDPICVEVLDLFFAFLGTVAGNLALSLGTRGGMYIGGGIVPRLGEAIDRSRFRQCFESKGRLSPYVQAIPTYVVQAKTSPALVGAARALEEL, from the coding sequence ATGACAGACACCTTTCCCCGGCTGGTCGGGGACATCGGCGGCACGAACGCGCGCTTCGCATGGATGGCGTCCGCCGGCGCGCCGCTCGGCGACATCGACACGCTGCCGGCGGCGGCGCACGCCACGCTGCTCGATGCGATGCGCCACTACCTCGGCCGCCATGGCAAGGCTGCGCCGCGCTGGTGCGCCATCGGCATCGCCAACCCCATCGTCGGCGACCGGGTGCAGATGACGAACCATCACTGGTCCTTCTCGATCTCCGGGATGCAGCGTGACCTGGGTCTGGAGCGCCTGCTGGTCATCAACGACTTCACCGCGCTGGCGCTGTCGCTCACCGTGCTGCCGCCGGACGAGCTTCGGCAGGTCGGCGGAGGAGTCGCCGTGGCCGGTGCGCCGCTCGGTCTGCTGGGGCCGGGGACCGGCCTGGGCGTGTCGGGGCTGCTGCAGGCCGACAGCGGCCATCGGGCGATCCCGATCAACGGCGAAGGCGGCCATGTCACGCTGGCGGCCACCAACGAGCGGGAGGATCAGGTGATCGACGCGCTGCGCCGGCGTTTCGGGCATGCCTCGGCCGAAAGGGCGGTGTCGGGGCAGGGCATCGTCAACCTCTACCAGGCGCTGTGCGACCTGGCCGTCCAGACACCCGCGCTGCAGGAGGCGTCCGACATCACGCAGCGCGGGCTCGCCGCGACGGATCCGATCTGCGTCGAGGTGCTCGACCTCTTCTTCGCATTTCTCGGCACGGTCGCCGGCAACCTCGCGCTGTCGCTGGGAACGCGCGGCGGCATGTACATCGGAGGCGGCATCGTCCCGCGCCTGGGCGAGGCCATCGACCGCTCGCGTTTCCGGCAGTGCTTCGAGAGCAAGGGCCGCCTCAGCCCCTACGTGCAGGCCATTCCCACCTACGTGGTGCAGGCGAAGACCTCACCGGCGCTGGTGGGGGCCGCCCGCGCGCTGGAAGAGTTGTAG
- the fabI gene encoding enoyl-ACP reductase FabI, with amino-acid sequence MGFLAGKRFLITGVLNNRSIAYGIARACHREGAELAFSYQGERFRERIAEFAAEFGSSHTFELDVADDAQIERAFAQLGEVWPQFDGFVHAIGFAPREAIAGDFLEGLSREAFRIAHDISSYSFPAMAKAAAPRLRTGSALLTLSYLGSLRSVPGYNTMGLAKASLEASVRYLASSLGPKGVRVNGISAGPIKTLAASGIKGFGKILDVVAANAPLRRNVTIDDVGNVAAFLQSDLAAGVTSEITYVDGGFSHAMAGGSEVSA; translated from the coding sequence ATGGGATTCCTGGCCGGCAAGCGCTTTCTGATCACCGGCGTGCTGAACAACCGATCCATCGCCTATGGCATCGCACGTGCGTGCCACCGCGAAGGCGCCGAGCTCGCGTTCAGCTACCAGGGCGAGCGCTTCAGGGAACGTATCGCCGAGTTCGCGGCCGAATTCGGCTCCAGCCATACCTTCGAGCTCGATGTCGCGGACGACGCGCAGATCGAACGGGCCTTCGCGCAGCTGGGTGAGGTCTGGCCCCAGTTCGACGGCTTCGTGCACGCCATCGGATTCGCTCCGCGCGAGGCGATTGCCGGCGATTTCCTGGAGGGCCTGTCCCGTGAGGCCTTCCGCATTGCCCACGACATCTCCAGCTACAGCTTCCCGGCCATGGCCAAGGCCGCCGCTCCGCGCCTGCGTACCGGTTCTGCACTGCTGACGCTGAGCTATCTCGGTTCACTGCGCAGCGTGCCCGGCTACAACACCATGGGCCTCGCCAAGGCCTCGCTGGAAGCCAGCGTGCGTTATCTGGCGTCCAGCCTGGGCCCCAAGGGCGTGCGCGTCAACGGCATCTCGGCCGGCCCGATCAAGACGCTGGCCGCTTCGGGCATCAAGGGCTTCGGCAAGATCCTTGACGTGGTCGCCGCAAACGCCCCGCTGCGTCGCAACGTCACCATCGACGACGTCGGAAACGTCGCCGCCTTCCTGCAGTCTGACCTGGCCGCCGGCGTGACGTCGGAGATCACCTATGTCGACGGCGGCTTCAGCCACGCGATGGCGGGCGGCTCGGAAGTGTCCGCCTAG
- the nusA gene encoding transcription termination factor NusA — protein MNRELLMLVDAISREKSVDREVVFGAVEAALASASKKLHGGDVDIRVSVDRETGDYETFRRWHVVPNEAGLQLPDSEILHFEALEQIADIEVDDYIEEPVESVSIGRIGAQAAKQVILQKIRDAEREQLLNDFLSRGEKIFVGTVKRLDKGDIIVESGRVEGRLRRSEMIPKENLRTGDRVRAFIAEVDPTLRGPQILLSRSAPGFMMELFAQEVPEIEQGLLEIKSCARDPGSRAKIAVLSHDKRVDPIGTCVGVRGSRVNAVTNELAGERVDIVLWSEDPAQFVIGALAPANVQSIVVDEERHAMDVVVDEENLAIAIGRGGQNVRLASELTGWRINIMTAEESASKQAEESDTVRKLFVEKLDVDAEVADILIAEGFSSLEEVAYVPMQEMLDIEGFDEDTVNELRTRAKDALLTMEIAREEKVEDVSQDLRDLEGLSPELIEKLADGGIHTRDDLADLAVDELTEMTGVDEAHAKALIMKAREHWFTA, from the coding sequence ATGAACCGCGAATTGTTGATGCTGGTGGACGCCATCTCCCGCGAGAAGAGCGTGGACCGTGAGGTGGTGTTCGGCGCCGTCGAGGCGGCGCTTGCGTCGGCGTCGAAAAAGCTGCACGGCGGCGATGTGGACATCCGCGTCTCCGTCGACCGCGAAACCGGCGACTACGAGACCTTCCGCCGCTGGCACGTCGTTCCAAACGAGGCTGGTCTGCAGCTGCCCGACTCGGAGATCCTCCACTTCGAGGCGCTCGAGCAGATCGCCGACATCGAGGTCGACGACTACATCGAGGAGCCGGTGGAATCGGTCTCCATCGGCCGCATCGGTGCGCAGGCCGCGAAGCAGGTCATCCTGCAGAAGATCCGCGATGCCGAGCGCGAGCAGCTCCTCAACGACTTCCTGTCGCGCGGCGAGAAGATCTTCGTCGGCACGGTCAAGCGTCTCGACAAGGGCGACATCATCGTCGAATCGGGCCGTGTCGAAGGACGTCTGCGCCGCAGCGAGATGATCCCCAAGGAGAACCTGCGCACCGGCGACCGCGTGCGTGCCTTCATCGCCGAGGTGGATCCCACGCTGCGCGGGCCGCAGATCCTGTTGTCGCGCAGCGCTCCGGGTTTCATGATGGAGCTGTTCGCCCAGGAAGTGCCCGAGATCGAGCAGGGCCTGCTCGAGATCAAGAGCTGCGCCCGCGATCCCGGCAGCCGCGCCAAGATCGCCGTCCTGTCGCACGACAAGCGTGTCGATCCGATCGGCACCTGCGTCGGCGTCCGCGGCTCTCGCGTCAACGCTGTCACCAACGAGCTCGCAGGCGAGCGTGTCGACATCGTGCTGTGGTCCGAGGACCCGGCGCAGTTCGTCATCGGCGCGCTGGCCCCGGCCAACGTGCAGTCCATCGTCGTGGACGAGGAGCGCCATGCGATGGACGTCGTCGTCGACGAGGAGAACCTCGCGATCGCGATCGGGCGCGGCGGCCAGAACGTGCGCCTGGCCTCCGAGCTCACCGGCTGGCGCATCAACATCATGACCGCCGAGGAGTCGGCGTCCAAGCAAGCCGAGGAGAGCGACACCGTGCGCAAGCTCTTCGTCGAGAAGCTGGACGTCGATGCCGAGGTGGCCGACATCCTGATCGCCGAGGGCTTTTCCAGCCTGGAAGAAGTCGCCTACGTGCCCATGCAGGAAATGCTCGACATCGAAGGCTTCGACGAGGACACCGTCAACGAGCTGCGCACCCGTGCCAAGGACGCGCTGCTGACGATGGAAATCGCCCGCGAGGAGAAGGTCGAGGACGTGTCGCAGGACCTGCGCGACCTCGAAGGGCTGAGTCCCGAGCTGATCGAGAAGCTCGCCGACGGCGGCATCCACACCCGCGACGACCTCGCTGACCTGGCGGTCGACGAGCTGACCGAAATGACCGGTGTCGACGAAGCGCACGCCAAGGCGTTGATCATGAAGGCTCGCGAACACTGGTTCACTGCCTGA
- a CDS encoding NfeD family protein, translating into MDISASTFWWVAAGIAVAAELTTGTFYLLMVALGLACAALAAHLGLSVSAQLVAAALVGGGATALWHWKRAREPRSAPAERNRDVNLDIGERVHVAGWASDGTARVQYRGSTWTARLAPGATAAPGEHRVIAVEGNWLVLAPPASH; encoded by the coding sequence ATGGACATCTCGGCGTCGACGTTCTGGTGGGTGGCTGCCGGCATCGCCGTTGCCGCCGAGCTGACCACCGGGACGTTCTATCTGCTGATGGTCGCACTGGGACTGGCGTGCGCCGCGCTGGCCGCGCACCTGGGCCTGAGCGTGAGCGCGCAGCTCGTGGCAGCAGCGCTCGTCGGGGGCGGTGCCACCGCTCTGTGGCACTGGAAACGCGCCCGCGAGCCGCGTTCCGCTCCAGCGGAACGCAATCGCGACGTCAACCTCGACATCGGCGAACGGGTGCATGTGGCGGGCTGGGCGTCCGATGGGACGGCCCGCGTGCAGTACCGCGGCAGCACCTGGACCGCTCGCCTTGCGCCGGGCGCTACCGCGGCACCCGGCGAGCACCGCGTGATCGCCGTCGAAGGCAACTGGCTCGTGCTCGCACCTCCCGCTTCCCATTGA
- the rimP gene encoding ribosome maturation factor RimP translates to MNWQAAVERTVTGLGYDLVDTERSARGLLRVFIDRLPNDPQGEFVTVDDCERVTRQLQHVLEVEGCAYERLEVSSPGLDRPLKKPADYARFAGQSIELTLKLPFQGRKKYQGVLGAQESGNGWRVVFNDGKGDQALDFSLEEVREARLVPVVDFKGRRFAPAPVAAADDKPQADAEVGGRE, encoded by the coding sequence ATGAATTGGCAGGCCGCAGTGGAGCGCACCGTCACCGGGTTGGGCTACGACCTCGTGGACACCGAGCGCAGCGCTCGCGGGCTCCTGCGCGTCTTCATCGACCGGCTGCCGAACGACCCGCAAGGGGAATTCGTGACCGTGGACGACTGCGAAAGGGTGACCCGCCAGCTCCAGCACGTGCTGGAGGTCGAGGGTTGCGCCTATGAAAGGCTCGAAGTGTCGTCGCCCGGGCTGGACCGGCCGCTCAAGAAGCCGGCCGACTACGCCCGCTTCGCCGGACAGTCCATCGAGCTCACGCTGAAGCTGCCGTTCCAGGGACGCAAGAAGTACCAGGGAGTGCTCGGCGCCCAGGAATCAGGCAACGGCTGGCGTGTGGTCTTCAACGACGGCAAGGGCGACCAGGCGCTCGATTTCTCGCTGGAAGAGGTGCGCGAAGCCCGGCTCGTGCCGGTGGTCGATTTCAAGGGGCGCCGGTTCGCGCCGGCCCCGGTGGCTGCGGCGGACGACAAGCCGCAAGCCGATGCAGAGGTTGGAGGTCGAGAATAA
- a CDS encoding arginine/lysine/ornithine decarboxylase, whose product MQRFRFPIVIIDEDFRSENTSGLGIRALADAITKEGFEVLGATSYGDLSQFAQQQSRAGAFILSIDDEEFTAGPEVDPAVLNLRKFIKEIRFKNAEIPIYLYGETRTSQHIPNDILRELHGFIHMFEDTPEFVARHIIRETRSYLDSLAPPFFRALMDYAQDGSYSWHCPGHSGGVAFLKSPVGQMFHQFFGENMLRADVCNAVEELGQLLDHTGPVAASERNAARIFNADHCFFVTNGTSTSNKMVWHHSVAPGDVVVVDRNCHKSILHSIIMTGAVPVFLTPTRNHYGIIGPIPQSEFSIEAIQRKIANNPLLANVDARKVKPRILTLTQSTYDGVLYNTETIKHSLDGYIDTLHFDEAWLPHAAFHPFYGNFHAMGRYRPRPKDQLVFATQSTHKLLAGISQASQVLVQDGQNRKLDRHLFNEAYLMHTSTSPQYAIIASCDVAAAMMEAPGGSALVEESILESLDFRRAMRKVDKEFGKDWWFKVWGPEKLAAEGIGSSSDWVLKAGEKWHGFGDLAEGFNLLDPIKSTIITPGLDVTGRFAKTGIPASIVTKYLAEHGVVVEKTGLYSFFIMFTIGITKGRWNTLLTALQQFKDDYDRNAMMGRVLPEFVAAFPRYERMGLRDLCQSIHAMYAKGDIARLTTEMYLSDLHPAMKPADAFSYIAHRKTERVPIDRLEGRITTSLLTPYPPGIPLLIPGERFNRKIVDFLRFTREFNAAFPGFDTDVHGLVEDEAEAGRTYYVDCVRDD is encoded by the coding sequence ATGCAGCGCTTCCGCTTCCCCATCGTGATCATCGACGAGGATTTCCGCTCGGAAAACACCTCGGGCCTCGGCATCCGGGCGCTGGCGGACGCCATCACCAAAGAGGGCTTCGAAGTGCTGGGTGCCACCAGCTACGGCGACCTGTCGCAGTTCGCGCAGCAGCAAAGCCGCGCCGGCGCCTTCATCCTGTCGATCGACGACGAGGAGTTCACTGCCGGCCCCGAAGTGGATCCCGCGGTGCTGAACCTGCGCAAGTTCATCAAGGAGATCCGCTTCAAGAACGCCGAGATTCCGATCTACCTGTACGGCGAGACGCGCACCTCGCAGCACATCCCGAACGACATCCTGCGCGAGCTGCACGGCTTCATCCACATGTTCGAGGACACGCCCGAGTTCGTCGCGCGGCACATCATCCGCGAGACGCGCAGCTACCTGGATTCGCTCGCCCCTCCGTTTTTCCGCGCGCTGATGGACTATGCGCAGGACGGCTCGTATTCGTGGCATTGCCCCGGCCACTCCGGCGGCGTGGCGTTCCTGAAGAGCCCCGTGGGCCAGATGTTCCACCAGTTCTTCGGCGAGAACATGCTGCGCGCCGACGTCTGCAATGCCGTCGAGGAGCTCGGTCAGCTGCTCGACCACACCGGCCCGGTGGCGGCCAGCGAGCGCAACGCCGCACGCATCTTCAATGCCGACCACTGCTTCTTCGTCACCAACGGCACGAGTACGTCGAACAAGATGGTGTGGCATCACTCCGTCGCGCCGGGCGACGTGGTGGTGGTGGACCGAAACTGCCACAAGTCGATCCTGCACTCGATCATCATGACGGGCGCAGTGCCGGTTTTCCTCACGCCGACGCGCAACCACTACGGGATCATCGGCCCGATCCCGCAAAGCGAGTTCTCGATCGAGGCCATCCAGCGCAAGATTGCCAACAACCCCCTGCTGGCCAACGTGGACGCGCGCAAGGTCAAGCCGCGCATCCTCACGCTGACGCAGAGCACCTACGACGGTGTGCTCTACAACACCGAGACGATCAAGCACTCGCTCGACGGCTACATCGACACTCTGCACTTCGACGAGGCGTGGCTGCCGCATGCGGCCTTCCATCCCTTCTACGGCAACTTCCACGCGATGGGCCGTTATCGGCCGCGTCCGAAGGACCAACTCGTCTTCGCGACCCAGTCGACGCACAAGTTGCTGGCCGGAATCAGCCAGGCTTCTCAAGTTCTGGTTCAAGACGGCCAGAACCGAAAGCTCGACAGGCACCTGTTCAATGAAGCGTACCTGATGCATACCTCGACCAGCCCGCAGTACGCGATCATCGCGTCGTGCGACGTGGCGGCGGCGATGATGGAAGCGCCGGGTGGGTCGGCCCTCGTGGAAGAAAGCATCCTCGAATCGCTCGACTTCCGCCGCGCCATGCGCAAGGTCGACAAGGAGTTCGGCAAGGACTGGTGGTTCAAGGTCTGGGGACCGGAGAAGCTGGCGGCAGAGGGCATCGGCAGCAGCAGCGACTGGGTGCTGAAGGCGGGCGAAAAGTGGCACGGGTTCGGCGATCTCGCCGAAGGCTTCAACCTGCTCGATCCGATCAAGAGCACCATCATCACGCCGGGACTCGACGTGACCGGCAGGTTCGCCAAGACCGGCATCCCCGCCAGCATCGTCACCAAGTATCTCGCCGAGCACGGCGTGGTCGTGGAGAAGACCGGCCTGTATTCGTTCTTCATCATGTTCACGATCGGCATCACCAAGGGCCGCTGGAACACGCTGCTGACGGCGCTGCAGCAGTTCAAGGACGACTACGACCGCAACGCGATGATGGGACGCGTTCTGCCGGAGTTCGTCGCCGCGTTTCCGCGCTACGAGCGCATGGGCCTGCGCGACCTGTGCCAGAGCATCCATGCGATGTATGCCAAGGGAGACATTGCGCGGCTGACCACCGAGATGTACCTGTCCGACCTGCATCCGGCCATGAAGCCCGCCGACGCCTTTTCGTACATTGCGCACCGCAAGACCGAGCGAGTCCCGATCGACCGCCTCGAAGGACGCATCACGACCTCGCTGCTGACGCCTTACCCGCCCGGCATCCCGCTGCTCATTCCGGGCGAGCGGTTCAACCGCAAGATCGTCGACTTCCTGCGCTTCACACGCGAGTTCAACGCCGCTTTCCCCGGCTTCGACACCGACGTGCACGGCCTCGTGGAAGACGAGGCCGAGGCGGGTCGCACCTACTACGTCGACTGCGTGCGCGACGACTGA
- a CDS encoding PAS domain-containing sensor histidine kinase — protein MLSVRSDRTTLLGVIGPLVLAILLLLALCIGGFSMLSAVRAYVGGESLWSKARAAAVVHLRAHALNGQAADYRRFVEALAVPLGDRQARLELDRPHPDLGIVHAGFVAGENAPDDIPGLIRLYRYFRHVEFMEEAVSTWAEGDRLIEQLQQLGVRIHAHVERGDAPTAFAPLLTDLDALDSRLASLERYFSATLGRASRKTERLLVTVTLALAALLALGGVLLVRRSMHHQLVDGQLLREANHRWDLAAGAAGVGLFDWHVADDRFELDPRGAALCGLGSGSATLKRADLRGILHPDDLASVRQGLDRAAAEGGLFKSRWRVVLPDGELCHLEAIGRMRDAQSQDRTRMVGVLRDVSAEIAQAQLALDKEAAERATRLRIEFLSRLSHELRTPLNAVLGVAQLLAIDPSEPLTANQSKRVRILLDSGEQLLRLVENVLDISRVDSGSLELQVEPTDLVAIARTSLDIVEPERASFGIRMEDRLPRRPAMVQADPQRLQQVLVNLFSNGCKFNTRGGRLTIACREDERHVWLMVSDEGKGLTREQQSNLFQPFKRLGAPAEVPGTGLGLVVAKLLVDQMHGSMSVESESGRGSTFSVRLLRA, from the coding sequence ATGCTCAGCGTGCGCTCCGACCGGACGACCCTGCTTGGCGTGATCGGACCGCTGGTGCTGGCCATCTTGCTCCTGCTGGCGCTGTGCATCGGCGGGTTCAGCATGCTGTCTGCCGTGCGGGCCTACGTCGGCGGCGAGAGCCTGTGGTCCAAGGCCCGCGCCGCGGCCGTGGTGCACCTGCGCGCGCATGCGCTCAACGGTCAGGCCGCCGACTATCGGCGCTTCGTGGAAGCGCTCGCCGTGCCGCTGGGCGATCGCCAGGCACGGCTCGAGCTGGACCGGCCGCATCCGGATCTCGGGATCGTGCACGCCGGCTTCGTGGCCGGTGAGAACGCGCCCGACGACATCCCCGGTCTCATTCGCCTCTACCGCTACTTCCGCCATGTCGAGTTCATGGAAGAGGCAGTGTCGACCTGGGCGGAAGGGGACCGGCTGATCGAACAGCTGCAGCAGCTCGGGGTGCGCATCCATGCGCACGTCGAGCGCGGCGATGCGCCCACCGCGTTCGCTCCCTTGCTCACCGACCTGGATGCGCTCGACAGCCGGCTCGCCAGTCTGGAGCGGTACTTTTCAGCGACGCTCGGACGCGCCTCGCGCAAGACCGAGCGGCTGCTGGTGACCGTGACGCTGGCGCTTGCAGCACTGCTGGCCCTGGGAGGCGTCCTGCTGGTGCGCCGTTCGATGCACCATCAGCTGGTGGACGGGCAGCTCCTGCGCGAAGCGAACCATCGCTGGGATCTCGCCGCCGGAGCAGCGGGCGTCGGCCTTTTCGACTGGCACGTTGCCGACGACCGCTTCGAACTCGACCCGCGAGGCGCAGCGCTCTGCGGGCTGGGCAGCGGCTCTGCGACGCTCAAGCGCGCAGACCTGCGCGGGATCCTTCATCCCGATGATCTGGCCTCCGTTCGCCAGGGGCTCGATCGGGCTGCGGCCGAAGGAGGGCTGTTCAAGAGCCGCTGGCGGGTCGTGCTGCCCGATGGCGAGCTGTGCCACCTGGAGGCGATCGGACGCATGCGCGATGCGCAATCGCAAGACCGCACGCGCATGGTGGGCGTGCTGCGCGACGTCAGCGCCGAGATCGCGCAGGCGCAGCTGGCGCTCGACAAGGAAGCGGCCGAGCGCGCGACGCGCTTGCGCATCGAGTTCCTTTCCCGTCTGAGCCATGAACTGCGCACGCCGCTCAACGCCGTGCTCGGCGTGGCGCAGCTGCTGGCCATCGATCCGTCCGAGCCGCTGACCGCCAACCAGAGCAAGCGGGTGCGCATCCTGCTCGACAGTGGCGAGCAGCTGCTGCGGCTCGTCGAGAATGTGCTCGACATCAGCCGCGTGGACTCGGGCTCGCTGGAGCTGCAGGTGGAGCCGACTGATCTCGTCGCCATCGCGCGGACCAGCCTCGACATCGTCGAGCCGGAGCGGGCGTCCTTCGGCATCCGCATGGAGGATCGCCTGCCACGCCGTCCGGCGATGGTCCAGGCCGATCCCCAGCGGCTGCAGCAGGTGCTGGTGAACCTCTTCAGCAACGGGTGCAAATTCAACACGCGTGGTGGCCGGCTCACCATTGCCTGCCGCGAGGACGAGCGCCACGTGTGGCTGATGGTGTCGGACGAAGGCAAGGGCCTGACGCGCGAACAGCAGTCGAACCTGTTCCAGCCGTTCAAGCGGCTGGGCGCGCCCGCGGAGGTCCCGGGGACCGGCCTCGGCCTGGTCGTGGCCAAGCTGCTGGTCGACCAGATGCACGGCAGCATGTCGGTCGAGAGCGAATCCGGACGCGGCAGCACCTTTTCGGTGAGGCTGCTTCGCGCCTGA